Genomic DNA from Marinobacter sp. LV10MA510-1:
AGGTTTCAGGCATTTGAAGAAGCACGGGATTCTTTGGCGGACGATGCCATTGAGGTGGTGCTATACACTGAAAAAGCCAGAATTCTGGAGTTCGCCGCTCATTAGTCGTTAGGCGCCACTTCAAGATCCGCCGCTGGCCTCGCTTTGTTTGGAATGGTGCTTGAAATTTTCCGCCTGCTCAAAAATCTCTTTGTACACCTCATCACGGTCTACCGGCGGGTAGCCGTGTTTTGCCAGCAGCAGAATCAGGCCAACTTTCAATTCCGCCTTGATGTCCTCGCGCTGGTTCCAATCGGTGTACTTTACCTTTTCCTGCACCACCACTTTTACCGCTTTCGCCAGGGGTAACAGCTTGTCTTCGGCGTAGCTGAAGTCGTACTTGATGGCCAGGTCTTTCAGAATGTCGTAAAAGGCTTTTTCTTCAAGGTCGATACCCAGCTCCTCAAAAGAACCGAGTTCCTGCTTCAGCGCTTGAATCAGATCCATATAGCGGTCGATGATGGTATCGGTGAAATCTTCCAGCACATTGCTGACCAAAACATCGTCTTCCTTGCGTTCGTTGTAGTGCTCCACCAGGGCTTTGAGTTTCTTTGAAAAATCCACACCCTTGGTTTTATTTACCTTTTTGAAGTCATCAATGGCTTTCGCCAACAACTGTTGCAGCAGTTTGATTTTTGTATTCGGTAGTTTGATCTTGTCGATTTTGGCCAGGTAATCGTCGTCAAAAATGTCAGTTTCGCCCTGGCTCTCGCTGCCCATTTTGAAAATCTCTTCCACGCCGTCACTTTTCAGCGCTTCGGCGACCATCTGCCGCACTTTGGCATTCATCTGAGCGCTGTCCGGCGCATTGCCACGGGTCAGTTTGAACACAATGGCGCGCACCGCCAGGTAAAAATGAATCTGGTCACGCTCGCCCTGGCTAACACCCTCCGAGCCGCTGCAAATGTCGTAGGCTGCTTTCAGGCGCTTCACCAAGTGCATAAAGCGTTTTTCAAACTTGTCAGTGGTCTGGGCGAACTCGGCCGCTCTGTTCAGGCAGTGCAGCTGTTCCAAGGGGCTGCCGTTGTAATAAGGTTGACTGTCGAACGAGTGGAACAGTTTGTTGAGCAGGTCAAGGTGGTCTTTCACCACCACGATAGACTGATTGATCTCTTCAATATTCTGCTGATCCGCTTTGTTGTAGTGTGCCAGTGCCAGATTCATTTGCTTTTTGATGCCGATGTAATCCACCACCAGGCCCTTATTCTTGCCCTCGAACTTACGGTTCACCCGGGAGATGGTCTGGATCAGGTTGTGGCGTTGAATGGGCTTATCAATGTACAAGGTATCCAGAAACGGCACGTCAAATCCGGTCAGCCACATATCCACCACAATGGCGATTTTGAAGTTGGATTTGGCGTCTTTAAACTGAGTGGCCAGGTCCTTGCGGTAGTCTTTGCTGCCCAACAAGTCATAAAGTTCTTTTTCGTCATCCTGGCCCCGAGTCATGATCATTTTGATCCGCTCCAAAGGTTTAAGTGCTTTTCGTTCCTGGTCGCTCAAATCTGCTTCCGCTTCACACACCAATACATCGTTCCAATGGGGCCGCAAGGCAATCACTTCCTGAAACAACGCCCAGGCAATATCCCGTTTGCTGCACACAAACATCGCCTTGCCCTTGACCGATGAACCCTCTTCCACTCGCCGATCATAATGGTTCACAAAATCCAGCGCTAAGGCCCGCAACCGGTCCGGGTCGCCCAGAATGGCGTTCATCTGCGCGCTGGCCTTTTTGCTTTCCTCGATCTGATAATCACTGGCGCCGTCATCGGCACAGCGCGCGTAATAGGCTTCGATTTCTTCCAGTTTGCTGTTATCCAGAATCACCTTGGCCGCACGGCCTTCGTACACAATGCGCACGGTGATCTCGTCGTGTACCGACTCGGTCATGGTGTAGCTGTCCACCACCTCGCCGAACACATCCAGGGTGGCGTCGATGGGAGTGCCGGTGAACCCCACGTAGGTCGCATTGGGCAAAGAGTCGTGCAGGTATTTAGCGAAGCCGTAGGTGCGCTGCACGCCTTTGTCGGTTACGCGTACTTTCTGATCCAGGTTGATCTGGCTGCGGTGGGCCTCGTCCGAAATCACAATAACGTTGGTGCGATCAGTAAGTAATTGGGTGTCCTCGGTAAATTTATGAATGGTGGTCAGAAACACCCCGCCACTGCTGCGGCCCTTGAGCAATTCGCGCAAATTGGCACGGCTTTCCACGCTCACAACCGCCTGGTCGCCAATGTAGTGTTTGGCGTTGGTAAACTCGCGGGACAGTTGGTCGTCTAAATCGGTACGGTCGGTAATCAGCACAAGCGTGGGGCTTTCAAAGGCCAGACTCTTCATCAACAAACGCGCCAAAAACAGCATGGTAAAGCTTTTGCCGCAGCCGGTTGCGCCAAAGTAGGTGCCGCCCTTGCCATCGCCTTCAGGCTTTCGGTGTTGCAGAATATTGGCATACAGCTTATTCGCGGCGTAAAACTGCGGGTAACGGCACACCACTTTTACTTCCTGCTTGGACACATCCGGAAAGTAAATAAAGTGACGAATCACCTGGCGCAGCCGATCCTGATTGAATAGGCCCTCAATCATGGTGTGCAGGCTATCAATGCCATCTTGCCCAATAATTTCGTTACCGGTTACCTTGCGCCAGGTATAGAAAAACTCATAAGGCGCAAACAACGAGCCCATCTTGCTGTTCACCCCGTCGCTGATCACGCACAGGGCGTTGTACTTCATCAACTGGGGAATATCACGGGTGTAGCGGGTAGTCAGTTGCACGTAGGCATCGTGAAGGGTGGCTTCTTCGCGCACCGCGCTCTTGAACTCGAACACCACCAGCGGCAGGCCGTTAATATAAAGAACCGCATCGGGAATCCGCTTCTCGCTGCCGGTGACCTCCATCTGGTTTACCAGCTTGTAAATATTCCGCGGGCCGCCGTAGTTTTCCGGCACTTCCGCCGCCAGCGTGAGCACTTCCCCCTCACGGGGCAGGCGCATTTCAGCCAGGCCCTGGTAATCAATCAGTTGGATATACAGATCTTTGCGACTGCGGTCTTCCCGTTTCAACAAGAAGCCGTCGGCGACCATTTTATGAATGGTTTTGTTGGATTCGTACAAGTCCAGCGCAGGCAGGCTTTCCAGCCGGCGAATGATAGAAGCGACCTCCGCCCCGGTAATGTGATCGGCTGCGTAACGCTGTGTCAGAAACACCGTTAAATCGGCTTTAATCAGCACATCGGTGGGCTCACGCATCAGCGAAGAACAGGGGCAATGGGGGTAACCCTGAGCCTGCAGCAGTTCGATGATGGCCTGTTCCAGCCGTGCCTCATTAAAGCTCATTATTTGCCCCTACGCTGTTTAGCCGTATCGATGAGTCGAGTGTTTTATCAGGCTTTCGGCGAGTTTGCCTCCGCTATCATCAGAGACTTAATTTCTTTAAGCGTCTCACTATAGTCTGTGTCCGATTTAATGGGACGAATGTCCATAATTCACCTCAGATTGTCTGTACATCGATTTCGTCGTACTGCCGATGGGTACCGACAAAACGGATGTAAACCACTCGATATGGGTAGTTAATCCAAACCATCAACCGATACTGTATACTGCTTTGAGAAGAGGAGACAAAACATGAACGCTCAATTATCACCGATCGTGTCCGAATTCGAAACCGAGGAACAAGCGGCCAGCTATGATCTCTGGTTCCGCGCCAAAGTGCAGGAACCGATGAGCAGCACAAAGCCAAAACTGGCACATGACGAAGTCATGTCGAAGGTGCGGGCTGAACTTGAAGAACGCAGGAAAGCCCGTGCTAACCGTCCGCTGGTCTGAGGAAGCCACCAGCGACCTTATTGAAATCATCGATTACATCGACCAGCGTAACCCCATAGCGGCGCTATCTCTACACTCTGAAATATTGCGCACCGTAGAAAGCCTTCCGGCGGCGCCTCTGATCTTCAGAGGCGGGCGAGTAACCGGCGCTCGCAAGCCACCCCCTTTGGCTCATCCATGAACCTAGCCATGAAATCAGAGCACCTCGGCGATTTACTGCTCGCCTTCGGGGATGCGGAGTTCGCCGGAGAGGAGTTTGGGAAGGAGAATATCGCGAAGCTTTGTAACCTCTTCGATATTCTCAGAGACGGAAAGCACCTTTGAATATACCGCTTTTGCTTGTTGGTTAAAGGCGTTCAGCACTCCCGAGTTTGGTACCAAAAATGGAATCGGCCGAAAGTTCTTTTTGCTGATTTCCATGAAGGTACTTCCGTTGGCGCGATCCGTTATCTGCCTCATGTTAAAATGGGCCCATGAAAGCAGATACATGGCACCGTAACTGTCATTCGGCAACATAGCGATAATTCCCTGATTCACGGAAACTGGAATATTGCTGATAGCTAAATAACCAATAGGCGCCCTTGACGACATTAGCACTACGCCAGCGGGCAGCTGGCCGGATGTGATCTTTTGAACGCCCGCGTCGGTCAAATAGCGCTCTGTATGCGTCACGACAATCGAGTCGAGTCTCGACATGTCTTTTGGAGTGCAGAACGCATGAACGCCGTCATCCCAGAAAATGGGGTTTTTAGTGCTGGGAGTGCCGCCCCCCATTATCTCGACTTGCTCGCCGACGGTACTAACCTCCCACCCCTCCGGCACCCATCCCATTTCCTCGGTTAACACAAACCGATCCGGGAACTGATGCTGAATGGCGGCAGGCAGGGGTTTGCGCTGGTCACCCAGAGCTTTGCGGGCTTCGGCGCGGGCGTGGAGTGGTTCGGGAATGGGGTTGCCGGCGGCCAGGGCGTTGTCGATCACCGGGTCGAAATCGACGAACCAGCTTTTGAACAAGGCTTGGGCCATGGTTTCCAACGTGGTGTTCATTTGATGGTTTAGATCGATTTTAGCATCAAGGCTGCTAAGAACGCTGGCAATACGCTTCTGGATTGCCAGCGGTGGCAGAGGGATTTCTAACTGAGAGATTGCCCTGCCAGTCAAATGCTGAATTGTGGTTCCAGTGAAATAGGGAGCAAGAATTCCGGTTCGGTAAGCTTCCGTGAACCAATAGTGAAGGTAATAGTTATTGAGACCTTGTAATGGCCTAATTCGGTGCAGTGCTTTTTGAATTTTCATGCCTGGAATGTGATCTTTCCATATTGCGCAGCGGCCGGGTTCACCGCCCTCGCAAACAATCAAGTCGCCAAATCTCAGGCCATACCGATCATGTTCATTTTTCTCAAATCGCATTTCAGCAAGGTCATCCAGTTCGAAACTTCCCCAACGGACATTCTTGTTGCCGAGGTAGGGGTAAAGTTCGCCACGATTCTTCTCTTTGTCGAGCATCTTCCCCAGACAAGAATCAACATGGTCACCTAGCCGCACTTTGGGCCACTCACGCCCCATAACCCAACCCCTCTAAATTCGCCCGAATCGCCGCATCCAGACTCTCGCCTTCCGCCATCTGCTGGTAAAGGGTCTGGCTCAGTTCGATCATTTTCACTTCAAAGGGAATGCCGTCATCTTCAATCGCAGCTGCGCCCACATAGCGGCCAGGGGTAAGCGCGTAGTCGTTAGCTTTGATATCAACCAGAGTGGTGGCTTTGCAGAAACCGGGTAGGTCTTCATAACCGCCGTCTTTAGCCTCACCGCGCCAGGCGTGGTAAGTGCGGGTTATTTCGGCGATGTCGTCGGCGGTGAGTTCTTTATGGGTGCGGCTGATCATAGAGCCCATATTGCGGGCGTCGATGAACAGGGTTTCGCCTTCGCGGTTACGGTGGTTGCTGTCGCTGTGGCCGGCAATGGTCTGTGCCTTTTTGT
This window encodes:
- a CDS encoding type I restriction endonuclease subunit R, giving the protein MSFNEARLEQAIIELLQAQGYPHCPCSSLMREPTDVLIKADLTVFLTQRYAADHITGAEVASIIRRLESLPALDLYESNKTIHKMVADGFLLKREDRSRKDLYIQLIDYQGLAEMRLPREGEVLTLAAEVPENYGGPRNIYKLVNQMEVTGSEKRIPDAVLYINGLPLVVFEFKSAVREEATLHDAYVQLTTRYTRDIPQLMKYNALCVISDGVNSKMGSLFAPYEFFYTWRKVTGNEIIGQDGIDSLHTMIEGLFNQDRLRQVIRHFIYFPDVSKQEVKVVCRYPQFYAANKLYANILQHRKPEGDGKGGTYFGATGCGKSFTMLFLARLLMKSLAFESPTLVLITDRTDLDDQLSREFTNAKHYIGDQAVVSVESRANLRELLKGRSSGGVFLTTIHKFTEDTQLLTDRTNVIVISDEAHRSQINLDQKVRVTDKGVQRTYGFAKYLHDSLPNATYVGFTGTPIDATLDVFGEVVDSYTMTESVHDEITVRIVYEGRAAKVILDNSKLEEIEAYYARCADDGASDYQIEESKKASAQMNAILGDPDRLRALALDFVNHYDRRVEEGSSVKGKAMFVCSKRDIAWALFQEVIALRPHWNDVLVCEAEADLSDQERKALKPLERIKMIMTRGQDDEKELYDLLGSKDYRKDLATQFKDAKSNFKIAIVVDMWLTGFDVPFLDTLYIDKPIQRHNLIQTISRVNRKFEGKNKGLVVDYIGIKKQMNLALAHYNKADQQNIEEINQSIVVVKDHLDLLNKLFHSFDSQPYYNGSPLEQLHCLNRAAEFAQTTDKFEKRFMHLVKRLKAAYDICSGSEGVSQGERDQIHFYLAVRAIVFKLTRGNAPDSAQMNAKVRQMVAEALKSDGVEEIFKMGSESQGETDIFDDDYLAKIDKIKLPNTKIKLLQQLLAKAIDDFKKVNKTKGVDFSKKLKALVEHYNERKEDDVLVSNVLEDFTDTIIDRYMDLIQALKQELGSFEELGIDLEEKAFYDILKDLAIKYDFSYAEDKLLPLAKAVKVVVQEKVKYTDWNQREDIKAELKVGLILLLAKHGYPPVDRDEVYKEIFEQAENFKHHSKQSEASGGS
- a CDS encoding stability determinant, encoding MNAQLSPIVSEFETEEQAASYDLWFRAKVQEPMSSTKPKLAHDEVMSKVRAELEERRKARANRPLV
- a CDS encoding type II toxin-antitoxin system RelE/ParE family toxin, with amino-acid sequence MLTVRWSEEATSDLIEIIDYIDQRNPIAALSLHSEILRTVESLPAAPLIFRGGRVTGARKPPPLAHP
- a CDS encoding restriction endonuclease subunit S — its product is MGREWPKVRLGDHVDSCLGKMLDKEKNRGELYPYLGNKNVRWGSFELDDLAEMRFEKNEHDRYGLRFGDLIVCEGGEPGRCAIWKDHIPGMKIQKALHRIRPLQGLNNYYLHYWFTEAYRTGILAPYFTGTTIQHLTGRAISQLEIPLPPLAIQKRIASVLSSLDAKIDLNHQMNTTLETMAQALFKSWFVDFDPVIDNALAAGNPIPEPLHARAEARKALGDQRKPLPAAIQHQFPDRFVLTEEMGWVPEGWEVSTVGEQVEIMGGGTPSTKNPIFWDDGVHAFCTPKDMSRLDSIVVTHTERYLTDAGVQKITSGQLPAGVVLMSSRAPIGYLAISNIPVSVNQGIIAMLPNDSYGAMYLLSWAHFNMRQITDRANGSTFMEISKKNFRPIPFLVPNSGVLNAFNQQAKAVYSKVLSVSENIEEVTKLRDILLPKLLSGELRIPEGEQ